Within Candidatus Rubrimentiphilum sp., the genomic segment GATCGTAGGGAGAGAGTTCCACCAGAACCCGATCCCCCGGGAGGATGCGGATGAAATTCATCCGGATCTTGCCCGATACATGTGCCAACACTCTATGGCCGTTCGTGAGTTCCACCCGGAACATCGCGTTCGGCAGTGGTTCGACGATCGTCCCCTCGACCTCGATCGCCTCTTCCTTGGGCGTCGCGTTGGCCGCGGCCTTATCGGCCGTGTTCTTCGCGCGCTCAGGTCGATTCCGGTAGCGCCCCCGCGCCATGTTAGGCCGCGGCTTCCTCTCGAGGCCGGTACCGTGAGGCTTCCGCGTGTTCCCCGGTTTCGCGTAGCGTCAAGATCTTCGGGCCCTCTTGGGTGAGCGCAATCGTATGCTCGAAGTGCGCGGCAAGTTTACCATCCAGCGTGACGACTGTCCAGCCGTCCTGGAGTATTTTTACCTCGTGGCCGCCTTGGGTGATCATCGGCTCCACGGCCAGCACCAGGCCGGGCCGCAGTTTCGGGCCGCCCCCGGGCTTTCCATAATTGGGCACTTGGGGATCCTCGTGCATCTCGGTGCCCACGCCGTGCCCGACCAGCTCGCGCACCACGCCGTACCCGTTTGACTCGGCGTGCCGCTGCACGGCGTATCCGATGTCGCCGACGTGATTGCCGGCCTGCATCTGCTCGATGC encodes:
- the infA gene encoding translation initiation factor IF-1; the encoded protein is MEVEGTIVEPLPNAMFRVELTNGHRVLAHVSGKIRMNFIRILPGDRVLVELSPYDLTHGRITYRYK
- the map gene encoding type I methionyl aminopeptidase; translation: MITLRSPREIDAIRRSGKITAKVLTDLMSAAKPGMTTAEVDALAEQGIRDLGGEPTFKGYRGYPASVCTSVNDRVVHGIPGADVLREGDLLSIDLGTTLDGYVSDSAVTIGIGTISANAERLLRVTQECLMLGIEQMQAGNHVGDIGYAVQRHAESNGYGVVRELVGHGVGTEMHEDPQVPNYGKPGGGPKLRPGLVLAVEPMITQGGHEVKILQDGWTVVTLDGKLAAHFEHTIALTQEGPKILTLRETGEHAEASRYRPREEAAA